The genome window tggtagtttaaggagcagtgtcctgttgaaagtcctactagggtgtttatgtcccacttcttagtGGACAAAAAAAGTGCCTCTCTTGCGGGCCCGGTTCTTTTACATGCATTTTCGCCTGCCgagaagagttcaaatttctccactcaacATTGTGAGTCCAGACCCttgacgagccagtctgtcaacctcctcattaccagcgtgATTTGAGTATCCTGTTGACATGACATGTGGTTGCTGTTTAGTACTGATAATGCTGCCTGGCTGTCGGAACAGAGTCGAATGGTTCGACCTCTCCATTTTTGTTGCATACATTTTTCTgctaccaatgaaatggcaCATATATCCGCCAGGAATATGGTCTTCGTTTTACAGAAacgtcgggccagttccataatcggaacacccctgcacccagtccgtcttccatgactgacccctCGATGAAGATtactaagtctgtaatctgaaaagactcgtgGCCTCTCCTCTGGTGATTTCGAAGGTGTACGAGGTCAGATCAAATACTTCCAGAACTTTTCAAATTCCACGCCTTCATGTTAACGTTGACAGCTCGTTTGGCTCATTTTTACAGGGAACCTTGCTGAGTAATatcgattttgttttgttgctctAACCTTCTCCAAACCGATTGTTCAGTTGTTTTAGTAAAATGTGTTTTTCGTTGttaaggatgctgggagtcctgcgtccgcacccacttagtgacggaccgaatcacttgagaagcaacttacttcctctttggtAGTTCACGGACTccctttttttgagttaaacccaagttctcaaaaaagcaaaaaagtcgactgacggtttcgtccagggcagaggcaacccatcagacgctgccgaaagcaacgacagatggtaattgctccgattgcgattatatttaagtggagcaattaccatctgtcgttgctttcggtcatgctgctcccaaggcagaggtaaagcagcgtccgatgagttgcctctgccctggacgaaaccgtcaatgaACTTTCTTATGTTTTTCGTGTTCGGCGTTTTTTGTAATGTACAAGAAGGAGGAGTAGTGTCTTTGCGTTAAATTGGGCAAATCATTCACGAGTGGTTTAAACGATCCAAGAAAGGCAGAACCTCAATCTCAACTGACGACTTTCATGTGGCCAGAGTGAATGCCCTTATGCTTTCTAATCTTTGACGATTCGAGAGATAGCAGAAGGGTACGACATCTCACTTGGGTCGCGTCAGGAGGTTTTGACCCAAAAATTGGAGATGAGAAGGCTTGCAGCCAAATTCATTCCACGAATGTTGACAGAGGATCAAAAAATGTACCGCCTGGAGGCTTTTAGGAGCTCTTGGAAATGGCCAGTGTTAATCCGAACTTCTGGAAAACCATCATTACATGTGACGAGTCTTAAATTTATGGCTACGCCGGGAAAATGAAGGTGCAGTCGTCCCAGTGGAAATGAAAAAAGtcaccaaaaccaaaaaaagctCGCCAGATGAAATCAATCGTTGAAGTGATGCTCACTAATTTCTTCGATTCACCACAAAGTGagacaatcaatcaatcaatcggcCAGAATTGTGGccaacaggttttccatcaCGACAACGTGCCTTATCATATCGCGTTTCTCATTCGCgagtttttttgccaaaaactcgATGACAACCCTTCTTTATCCCCCTTATTCGCCTGACCGGGCTCCACGCGGCTTCTGGCTGTTCCCAAAACTCAAGTACCCAATGAAAGGACAGTGGTTTCAGACGATTGAGGAGATCAAGGAAAACAACGTTGGAACAACTGACCAGCTTCTATGAAACAGAGTTTCCCAGATGAGGGAACAGTGGAAACACCGGTGGGAGAAGTGTATTTGCTCCTAAGGGGAGTATTTCGAAGGggacttttcaaaaatgaatctggaaaccatatgatcgctGGGCATGAGAGCTGCCGGATGTTTGTCCAGGAATTTCAAGATGGATGCCTGACCATATGATTGGCTGATTTTCcgcgctccaatggtatcgagtctatatgcgtcgttggctggtggtgggggtagatttaggatatccTCAAGTATCGCAACCGAGCCTCTGGGACTGTGCTAGCAGCTTTCTGCTGTTAGTAAAGtttagtctcggccaccagacgatgcatgtatACGTCAAAATCGGCtttattatagatgtatacatccaaagaATTTGTTGCGGTGAAAGTGCCAGATGTTACCTATccagtcctacagcaccagagcaatctgcaggatttctgatattgttcctggatatggtgcttccactttAGTTTGGAGTCGAGATATACtcttaaatacttgactgtttgttccagctggatttccgcccctgctgagGTGGCGTATAACTGCTCCACcggacgttcctagtgaatataATTAATCCAGTCTTCCTAGGGTTCACCGTGAGCCCATTGCAggggcaccagctgtggatttcatgcagagttgcattcaagcgatcacatactgtgcccgcaaacttgccgataattattacggctagatcgtccgcaaatccTTCCACGAAGACTTCTTTGTCTTCCAGTAGCCATAgcaaggtatccattaccaggagtCATAACAAAGGAGAGAGAACTCTCAATGTGGACAACCACTAAGACattctgcctcaatagacttctgcctGACCAGCATGGGGATATCCCTtcactccagcatgtgaaggatccaactgatttacAGCGGGTCGATTGCCTGCCGCATCACAatttgccgcgaatgaggcataactgAAGGcagcttcgatgtccatgaatacgcctaaggcgtattccttTCTagacatttcaattttcaattttcaccgtGAACaaatggagtgctgtctccgtgaatttgcctttctggtaggcatattGCCTATGGCGAAGAGGCCTCTTAGGAACGTGTGAATTCCTTTGGAATCGATCTATTGGTCTTTCTAGTCCTATTAGTAGAAAGGATATTGAACTTATCGGTCGGAAGTTTTTTGCgtccgtgtaggtgggtttctctggtttgggaataaatatcactttcACATCAcgtcagttaattggaatataaccgTGCGCTAGACATgcgcggtatatattccgaatatgtaggccCAGGGCTTCCTTTCCCTCTATCGCTagagcaggaatgatgccatccggacgtTCAGCTTTGTATCTATGGAGCCAAGTAAATGCTCATTTCACTCGCTCTTACTACTTTTCATGTCAGATtccagtatctcggttgataacCATATGCGCCTGTCGGCCCCTAGATGAGATTTGGATGCTGTTTGGGAAGTGCATTTCAAGCAAATAccttgccgtttcttcatccctTTCCCGCTTTGTAAACCCAGACAAACCAACTGTTGCCTACGTCCTTTcacaaggatccgcttcagctttgagatcGCCTGAAAAAAGTTCGTCTCTTTACAGAAACATCTCGTACGTTTTGCTGTGGTTATGCCtttctttagagctttctgaACCACTTTGTATCGATTCCGAGGAGCGCCCGTGTCTCTGTTTCGTAAAatctgagttccaccatggtgtgttacccttctttggcgtcttgagtggacagttCTCTTCTAAAGCTTAGCTTCTAGTTCAGGTTATCTGGGTTGTGTTCTcatttccagcaatggattctattttatacgtcgcccaatctgtcttccgtggattccgaaatgtaGTGGCCGGGGGTGAATTCattcccattacgaaatcaatgcgcctgtgatcgtttgatactcttcactctccgacaagagccgcaatgtcaggggatgccaccgtgatttcTATGACCTTTCGCCTGACCAcgctgaagaaagtgggttcattacccaaattgaggatctgcagatcggttTCTACTAGATATCCTAGATAATCTCGATTCAACATATTTGGTGGATGCAGCATATGTGGTGGGCGTTGACACCATATCGTGCTATTACtctcatgcctttacttttgacatattggatagctctgatgaatgtttcacCGAGAACTTCTTCTAcgtcatagggaaaatatgcagagcagtATAGAATCTCTTTATTtccctgttgattttttatggtaAGTTTGGCCGTTGTGGTGTTGAAATCACATATGTAGGTCGTTATCCAAATTAGCCTGAAGGTTTTTTGACATCCCCATCCAGGAGCGGGATTAGCATGTTGAAAGTTTAGACACCTGACTACCCTGACTAACAactcatggttcttgtatgaaatatacaaatgtATTACAGCTATTGATCCAACAATTGTGCAATCGCCGCTTtaaaatgctgcaaatttatttgggaaatatggcacTTCATCTACGCTTCACGACACTTATAACGTGAATGCCCCTGGCCCGTAGTAAAGCCGGCAGCCCGTTTATTCCCGAACTTGCTTGATGTCCGGTTCGGGAACGCTGagagtaaagaaagttctcggcCTATCAGCTCTTCTGGCTACCAAGTTGTTCTAAAGCCTCAACACCATTACGCTTTTCTTCTGGAAGTCAAAGGAAgtactttttgaacgatggggGCTCATAGACCCTTTTTATGATTAGTCGCGCATCCTTCCACACATCGTTAAAGGAGGAGCACAACCCTTTGAcccactcgttcgtgttttcgtcCAAAGTTTTACGATATACATCTAACGACTTAAAATGGAGCTAAATGCCTTGCGAGATGCAGTCCTTTCACGTAGGACGAGTTTCCTCTTAAGCACTGCTTAGTATCGTAATCGGATGGATTGGAgacgtcatacaagacccattcaTTGGCTTCGATAGTCTTGCCTTGccttttgctgccttttgtgtcgaagagttgggatcatcCGAGGACCGCTTCCGCTTCGGTTTTCCTTTAGACGCACATGCTCCTTTTCTCCTTAACCTTGTCGGTTTCCCCGGAGGTGATGTGCTCGggggcggtttgcccggaagtggtctgcccgaaggcagtttacatggaggcggtttgcccggaggcagtttaCCCGCAGGTTACCATATTTACTGTCCGACGGCAATTggttacccatgggcaagactttagcctcagcaggcaCCGATTGGAGCCCGGGGTCAGGAGGACTGACAAAAGGGATCTGTTTCAGCTCGTTCATTAAGGGCTGGATCCCAATCAGATTGGTTCCCATTTAAGTAATTGGAGAATCTGGGGGGGGTTGGATGCTCACGATCAGGATataattttttaggtttttaaatGGTTTTCTATTTTgtagtttttcataattggctgccatggcttcGTTTTTTTCGGGGAAAGTAAATCGATCTCGATTACCCCTTGGTAAAGGCTGGTTCAAACTGGGGGTCACCTCGTATCAAGAGTTGATTATTTATGTTAATTATGTTTTAATTTACTTCGTTACTAACTTTCAAACTTAGTCTAAGTATATCCTTCATGTTTCTTTCAGCGAGCCTTCTGTGCCTATTGTCAAGACCGCATATGGGGACTTGGACGTCAGGGATTCAAGTGCATTCAATGTAAACTTCTGGTGCACAAGAAATGCCACAAACTAGTGCAAAAACCATGTACTAATGAGCACGTCGAACCCGTTGTGAAAGAACGTGATGAGCTCAATGGCGAAGCACCACCAGAAATCATTCCTCCAGCTCCAGATTATCCGCCAGAATTGACGGAACCTTGTGATCAGGTAGCCGTCGAGGCACCACAAAATGTGGAAGAGAACTTAGAGCCAGGCGCTCAACGTCAATACTCGCTGGACGATTTTGAATTGATTCGAGTTATTGGTCGAGGCAGCTACGCTAAGGTCCTAATGGTTGAGTTGAAAAAGACTCGAAGAATTTACGCTATGAAAGTTATAAAAAAGGCTTTAGTAACGGATGATGAGGACATCGATTGGGTGCAAACAGAAAAGCATGTTTTCGAAACAGCTTCGAATCATCCATTTTTGGTTGGATTGCATTCTTGTTTCCAGACACCGTCAAGGCTCTTCTTCGTTATCGAATTCGTCCGCGGTGGAGACCTCATGTTTCATATGCAACGGCAGCGACGCCTTCCTGAGGAACACGCTCGTTTCTATGCAGCTGAAATTAGTTTGGCCTTGAATTTCCTTCATGAGAAAGGAATaatttatcgtgatttgaagctGGATAACGTTCTGTTAGATCATGAGGGTCATATCAAATTGACAGATTATGGCATGTGTAAGGAGGGAATACGTCCTGGTGATACAACTTCAACATTTTGCGGAACGCCTAATTATATAGCTCCTGAAATTCTCCGTGGTGAAGACTACGGATTTTCGGTGGATTGGTGGGCCTTGGGTGTGTTACTCTATGAAATGTTGGCTGGACGTAGCCCGTTCGATATTGCTGGTGCGTCAGAAAATCCAGATCAAGTAAGTGAATTTTTGTCAAATTTGAAACACCGAGCTTACATACGGTTAGTACGACCATAACCTAATCTGATTCTAATCTCCCTTTTCAGAATACGGAAGATTATCTATTCCAAGTTATATTGGAGAAAACTATTAGGATACCTCGTTCGTTAAGCGTTAAAGCGGCTCAAGTACTTAAAGGTTTCCTAAATAAGAATCCTGCTGATCGTCTAGGTTGCAATCGTGAATCGGCCTTCATGGACATTGTCAATCATCCGTTCTTTAAATCTATCGACTGGGAAATTGTAAGTAATTTAGTTTATCTTTATCTCTATCCTTgagattttatttaattatcttCATTTTATTCAAGATGAGTTTTAGATACATAATCAAAAGGCAGTAGTCTCTTTTCCCTATCCCATATCCTTCCCTAGAAAGTGTTATTTTACCAAACGTAATTTGTAAAATTCTGTATATTAAGAAACTACAAACATCCTAGAATAACACAAATCTAATTATTCACATCTTATGGTTGCGGAAACCACCTTTTGACAATGTCAAAAAATACTTACCGGAATATATCCAAAATCCTAATAACCAAGAGTAAAGATATGGTACAACTATAAACCTAATATACACACACTAAATAATTTTCTATGAACCCCAACAAATCTAGATGCCAcagtttaaattaaaatcaaaataagaaGAATACtttgctatatatatatatatatgtgtatcgAATCGGCTAGCTTGCACAAAAGGAGGTCCAACCGCCTTACATTCCGACTTTTGATCCCGGCGATCCAGattttgcatcaaattttgATCCACAGTTTACCAGAGAACCGGCTGAATTGACGCCTGACGATCCGTAAGTGGACGGACAATGAAGTTTTGATGAaaatatgtatctttttttgGAAGTTTTAGAGAGAAAAAAggcttttttttaaagttgCGATTAACGTCAAGGCGAATATATTGAGTTAGGAATGTTTTAGTGAATGTTTACttatgaaaaattaattaattaattaatctaaCTATCGTTTGGATTTTTAAGATATTTATCTGTTTTTGTCTTTGGATGATAaattttttctataattttgttccCTGGTTTTTACGATTTTAACTGTTTCAAGTTTGAAGCTTTTGATATATATTAGTTAGTTTTATGATAGCCAGCATTACTGTTTTCGTAGTTTTCGCATTTTATTAAATAACGAAAGTGAAAACAAAGGCTCGTTTGGAGATCACCGGATAAATGGTAAACGGTCGTACGGAATCGTATTTCTTATAGATTTCCAACATTTTTCTCGTATTTGACTGTAAGGCATCAATTTTAGTTTTCTCATCTTCGTATTCGTTATATCACAGTTACCACTATCATACATGAGTTACTTAATTTAATATactaaaaatgttaaatataaaaatattgtaatattataaaaaaaagacTATCAGGTAGGATGACTGACGAGAGTCTGCTAAAATCGAAAAATATCTTGTCGAAAAATATCTTGTCGAAAAATTAACTTATTTTCTCCTTTCATCGAACGAAATGTAAAATGTATAGTGGGCTTGGAATGTTGGTATAATCATTACCAATAAGAACGAATTTATGGatgattaaatttttaatttgatcaGTAGCTTTCTCCTCACAAATGTTATTTATAGGAGTCAAatgtcaccatcatcaacggcgcaacaactggtatccgatttaggcctgccttaataaggaactccagacacctcagttttgcaccgaggtccaccaattcgatatccctaaaagctgtctagcgtcctaacctacgtcatcgctccatctcagaaagggtctacctcgtcttctttttctaccatagatatgcccaccgcaacctgttgagtcggattttatccacaaccagacgatcgtggtatccctcatagatgtggttgttatgtaggctatggaatcgtccattctcatgtaggaggaccaacaatttttcggaggattcttctctcgaacgctgccgagagttcgcaatttttcttgctaagaacccaggtttccgaggaatacattaggactggcaatcctagtcttgtacagtaaaagctttgaccaaattttgagacgtttcgagcggaacagtttttgtaagctgaaacaggctctgttggcagccaacaacaggtctgtctgcctgtctgtcttttttttttttgaggaggaggaAATCTGGCCTGAGCACGTcggagtgtgggatttttacccactagcctgaaacctgtacaggtatcgTCTATGgccagtgagaaactgggtgagattataattgatttccccatgctttctcgcCAACCACTCCCCGatagaagggatcaacctgtaagtccaacgacccttttctgactagtcccatcgcttttgccatctgtttatggatctcttcctttcggcttttttcacccaCGAttagggagagatggacctggtgttataaattttcatcatttcggttgccaggatgtcaattggcatcattcccgagatgacgaacgctgcatcatctgagacggtcctgaagacagaacacacccttaaggctgttcttctgtaaaccgtactcagtttatgtgcatttccTGAAACATGCagcacttttccccaaactggaactgcatacagcatgatagaactcaccaccctgactatgagtagcctgcaagtatgccgcggtcctcctacgttcgggatcatccttgccagaggcATACTCGtgatggatgcttttttacaagcaTGCtcaatgtgctgcttaaaatttcgTTTTCCGTCTATTATCACCCCCAAGTaagtgatgaaagtcctggcggtgtttaacgtgagtacctgccgtgaaggcataatcccacggtcctcttcggacacgggttgattttgggatcacaatcagagccccgccatgcaagcacagcggtcctggtttataccgagcgcaggctcagcattcataccagtggatgcgaggcctatctaacacctctgccgcaactaaggagtgcggcacccaagatgtacagcgcaactccacgctcgagctccgaggagctctgcccccgatgtaggcataaccacaaccaccatgaaactcccactaggaggccaaccgcaaataaccgggccgagaacacatcctccaggaattctcttggagcatatgctctcagagggctatcccggttcccatggtacgagataacctccggtgaggcttcgtgccagagccacttcagatgagtcccttgcagactcgggtctgatcgccctcctcgagtacgtggggacggacttggaagtgatgataagcTTGCCGATTCAAAtgcaggcataatttcttttgcggcgcctAGTGATGAGAATCGctcccgtcttttcctccgcgagtgccagtccatcactctctaaccaagccttaacaacacagattgcttcgcttgagtacaactcagcatcctcgagatgctttgcgaccacaaccagtgctatatcatcgccgtaacccaccaccgtggcctcctccggaatcggaaggttaagtcatcattatacatgatgttccacagcggTGGgctcagtacggagccctgtgggacacccgtggaGACAACATACTTCTTGGGTCCATTATCGGTATTTTACCAgctgcaagtagctatcgataatagcggcgagataggtgggaacaccaatcgtcgccagagacttttgcataaggttccaattggccgagttgaatgcattcctcacatccagggtcaccaccacacaatatttgctggtacaacccctttcgtgaattgcattttcgcccaagccaataaccattttgatggcatcaatggttgatcttgctttacggaacccatactgcctatcagaAAcggccccttggctctcgacgactgctGTGACAAATGTGGTATAATAGCTACAAATCGAGCACTTCCAACCGGGCAGCCCACCAAACACCCTTTCTATTTCACGTGCAAagtacaaaccgccttcggtTTCGGCAGTTAGTACAATGCGTTTTCTTGAACGACACGCGTAGTCATGATTCGTGACCTTACTTTAAGATACTAAATTTGTGccataatattgggttggggaaaaagaaatgtcgtatttatgatcgaaatttgaggctttatttaacatacttagaattatccaatttaagtcaaatatgggtcgttttgttcgcaaacttgttgccatttaggaggcaacttcattatccccccccccctataaaACCCccttccttatttgcaaaaaactcagacagccagttttcgtaagcctcttttaaggccaacttagtagcaccaagagcattttgcattgaccggaagagatggtaattacTTAGTGCCAGATCCGGACTATACgttgggtgcgataggacatcccatccggaCTCCCATAGCTTCTGGCGgttcatcaaagatgtgtcaGGCCGaatgttgtcctggtggaacagaacaccattcctatcgaccaattctg of Hermetia illucens chromosome 4, iHerIll2.2.curated.20191125, whole genome shotgun sequence contains these proteins:
- the LOC119653632 gene encoding atypical protein kinase C isoform X1, whose translation is MAWGYWSATTVDRGRSPRRNTQCVAMPVNTVPQSEPPPPVATCYSPTCRSRCTSPCHSPCPDSPCQSVSPPLPAPPSLAQCSQMQQPQQPPQPILPPEDYSRRASLDRLDSPQSYDFGIQAHQLSDILCRGATVSSIQSASNTLTRGTSLRGSVMAGGVDTGDYDVPHPHPYTHHYMQTTASITPPHSAMSLVGSRPGSAGGSGHGSGSGSSPGGCVSGSGSGMGRSGGGRSSGGGGTGSCDDSGGGGGGSSGGRNSVLGDLIGGGGGVGIGISYQECIHYERLPIPVPIPTVPPPPPLHSEEEIEPAYATVFPNVPSAPGLSCVGEDRSIYRRGARRWRKLYRINGHIFQAKRFNRRAFCAYCQDRIWGLGRQGFKCIQCKLLVHKKCHKLVQKPCTNEHVEPVVKERDELNGEAPPEIIPPAPDYPPELTEPCDQVAVEAPQNVEENLEPGAQRQYSLDDFELIRVIGRGSYAKVLMVELKKTRRIYAMKVIKKALVTDDEDIDWVQTEKHVFETASNHPFLVGLHSCFQTPSRLFFVIEFVRGGDLMFHMQRQRRLPEEHARFYAAEISLALNFLHEKGIIYRDLKLDNVLLDHEGHIKLTDYGMCKEGIRPGDTTSTFCGTPNYIAPEILRGEDYGFSVDWWALGVLLYEMLAGRSPFDIAGASENPDQNTEDYLFQVILEKTIRIPRSLSVKAAQVLKGFLNKNPADRLGCNRESAFMDIVNHPFFKSIDWEILAQKEVQPPYIPTFDPGDPDFASNFDPQFTREPAELTPDDPRVIDRIDQSEFEGFEYVNPLLMSLEDCV